The Capra hircus breed San Clemente chromosome 25, ASM170441v1, whole genome shotgun sequence genome has a window encoding:
- the OCM2 gene encoding putative oncomodulin-2: MSITDVLSADDIAAALQECRDPDTFEPQKFFQTSGLAKMSASQVKDVFRFIDNDQSGYLDEEELKFFLQKFESGARELTESETKSLMAAADNDGDGKIGADGMFTPAHGRGDLSSGGIRGRAVRPREFQEMVHS; this comes from the exons ATGAGCATCACCGATGTCCTCAGTGCTGATGACATTGCAGCAGCCCTGCAGGAGTGCCGAG ATCCAGATACCTTTGAACCCCAAAAATTCTTCCAGACTTCGGGCCTCGCTAAGATGTCGGCCAGTCAGGTGAAAGATGTTTTTCGTTTCATAGACAACGACCAGAGTGGGTACCTGGATGAAGAAGAGCTGAA GTTTTTCCTCCAGAAGTTTGAGAGTGGTGCTAGAGAACTGACCGAGTCAGAAACCAAGTCCTTGATGGCAGCTGCAGACAATGACGGAGACGGGAAGATCGGGGCTGATGGTATGTTCACACCTGCACACGGCAGGGGAGACTTGAGCTCAGGCGGCATCCGGGGCAGGGCGGTTAGGCCACGAG